The following is a genomic window from Amycolatopsis cihanbeyliensis.
ACCGAGCTGGCCGGATGGCGGGTGGCGGTGGGCCCGCCGGTGCGCCTCACCGGGGCGCGAGACTCGCTGCGCCTCGCCCGCCGCACGCTGGACCTTGCCGACCGTGGTCTGCTTCCGGACGCGCCCGTGCTGTGGAGCCGCGAACACCTGGCAACCCTGTGGCTGACGATCGACGCCGGCCTGATCGACGCCCAGCTGGAGCGCTGCCTCGCCCCGCTGCGGGCCGTCGGCCGCAAACAACGGACCCGGCTGGCCGCCACCCTGCTCGCCTGGCTTTCCAGCCGGGCCAACGCACCGGAGCTCGCCGAACGTCTCGGGGTGCACCCGCAGACCGTCCGGAGCAGGCTGCACCAGATCGAGGAGCTGTTCGGCGACCGGATCAACGACCCGGCCGAACGGTTCAACCTGCTGATCGCGCTCAGGGCACAGCGGCTACGTAGTGGCGCGGACGCCCCGGGTAGTGCGTGAACGGGCGCGTCAGCCGCCTCCGCTACCACCGCCGGGGTCGCAGGCCCGCCAGAAACTGGACCCCAGCGCGGAAAGTCGCACCGTGTGCCGGAGGAACCTGGCTCGCCGGACGGACTGCTCCGCGGCCCGCACCACCTCGTCGGTCAGCAGGATCTCGTACTGCGTCTCCAGCTCCGGTTCCTCGTCGCCGATATCGGTGAGGCCGAGACCGGTCAGCCGGGTGAGGTAGCTGGGCACGTGATCGGGCAGCGACACCCCCGCCGCCTTGCCGACGGTGGAGGCGTTGCGCAGCACGATCCGCCCCGTCCCACCGAGGCTGGTGCGCTCGGCGACGTCGATCAGCGGGAACGGCGTTCCGTCCGCGAGTGCGGCGAGGATCCTGGCCTCGTCCGGGGTGAGCTGCCGCAGGATCACCGCGTAGAGGTACTCCCGTGCCCGCTCCTTGCCGAAGCCGAGGGACCGGTTCAGCAACTCCGCCATGGCCGAGCGCAGTGGCTCCGGCCGCTGGTCGTCCCGTGCGGGCACCACGGCGACGGTGTCGGCGATCTCCATGCCCTGGTTGCCGTTGCCGGTGTGCTGCGTCATCGCCGAGGCCTGGCTCAACGCGGTGAGGTACGGATCGTCCACCCGGTCCAGCCGCCTGCGCAGCTCGGTCAACGCGGCGCGCTCGACGGAACGAATTCCGCGCTCGGCGGCATCGGCGCCCGGCAGCCGTTTGCCGAGCGAGTAGCTCGTCCGCGCCGCCCAGTTCGCCAGCCGGCCTGCGCGGCGTGCCAGGTTCTCGGAACTCACCACGCTCCTCCCCTCGGGCCGGCCCTGATGCTACCCGCCGGTACGCGGCCCGGCATGCCCCGGACCACTGCTCTCGGACAAGAGTTGTGCGCCGAATCGAGAGCGCCGATCTCGTGATCATTGCTCTCGTTTTGGTTCGGTGATCCGATCTGTGGCTGCCAACATGAAAGGCATGACTGGGAAACCCGCGCGGACCGTGCTCACCGGAGGCTGTGTGCTCGAGGTGGAATCCGGCGAGATCGTCCGCGCGGAGGTGCTGGTCGAGGATGAGCGGATTCGCACGATCGGCGAGGTGCTCGATGCGGCCGGGGCGGCGAGGGTGGACTGCACCGGCGGGCTGCTCGTTCCCGGCCTGATCGACTGCCATGCGCATATCGCCTTCCCGCAACCCGGGGACGCTCCGCGCAGTGCCCGCCTGTTCGAGGCCGCGGCGGTGCTGCGCACCCTGCTCGGCCGCGGGGTGACCACCGTCCGGGATGCCTGGGGCGCCGACTCCGGGTTCCGGCTCGCGCTGGAACAGGGCTGGATCACCGGCCCGGACCTGCTGCTGAGCCTGCGCCAGCTGTGCACCACCGGCGGTATCGGCGACCCGTGGAACCCGCGCACCGGCTCGGTGGACGCGCTCGGCGACCCGGCCCTGCCCGAGCCGGTGTTCGACGGCCCGGATGCCGCGAGGGCCGCGGTGCGCCGGATGGTCCGCGCGGGTGCGGATTGGATCAAGCTCGGCGCGAGCGGCGCGATGAGCGAGGGCGACCGGGTGCACG
Proteins encoded in this region:
- a CDS encoding Abi-alpha family protein: MSSENLARRAGRLANWAARTSYSLGKRLPGADAAERGIRSVERAALTELRRRLDRVDDPYLTALSQASAMTQHTGNGNQGMEIADTVAVVPARDDQRPEPLRSAMAELLNRSLGFGKERAREYLYAVILRQLTPDEARILAALADGTPFPLIDVAERTSLGGTGRIVLRNASTVGKAAGVSLPDHVPSYLTRLTGLGLTDIGDEEPELETQYEILLTDEVVRAAEQSVRRARFLRHTVRLSALGSSFWRACDPGGGSGGG